GTGGACATGGTGACTCCAGATGCAAAAGAAAACGAATGAACGTTCTCTATCGTGCGCACCGTTCGGCACCCTTGTCAAGAACGTTCGTTCGTTTTACGGTGGGCGCCATGCCGAAGGTCTCCGAGGAGCACAAGGCCGCCCGCCGCGAGGAGATCGCCCGTGCGGCACTCCGGTGCTTCGCGACCAAGGGGTACGCGGGCACGTCGATGGCCGACATCATCAGGGAGTCCGGGTTGTCGGCCGGCGCGATCTACGGCTACTACCGCAACAAGAACGAGCTCGTCCGCGAGGCGATGCGGAGCGTCGTCGTCGGTCGGTTCACCGAGCTGGAGCGGGGCGCGTCCGGCGACGAGGTCACGCCGCCTGGCGACCTTCTCGTGCAGTTCCTCCGCAGCGTGTCCGAGGTCGCCGGCCAGGCGCCGGGGATGGTGCTCCAGGTCTGGTCGACGGCCCAGCTCGACCCAGAGCTAAAGGAGAGCGTCGCCGGGGGACTGGCTGAGATCGGGCGACTGTTCCGCGATCACCTCGAGCGCTGGTACGTGTCTCGTGGCGTCGACGAGCAGGACGCGCGGATCCGTGCCGCGGCGGAGTACCCCGTCTACGTCGGCGTCTGCCAGGGGTACATCGTCCACAACGCACTGGTGGACGGATTCGACGGCGAGGCGTACTTCGCGGCGGCCGCGGGCGTCCTCGCGCACGGCGCGTCGGTCGGCAACGCCCGGCCGGTGTGAGTCGCCGGCGGCCTTGTGACCTGCATTTCATCTCCGCTACGGTGGTGCAACTCGGTTTGACCCTCATTGTGACTCCGGAATCGGGTTCGTCCGTCTACGACATCCCACTGGAGGGTCCGCCATGTCATCTCTCGCTCGCGCGCGTCGACGCGCATCCATCGTCGCCGGCCTCGCCGCGATCACCCTGTCCGCTGGATCGATGGGGCTGAGCGGTGGAGCCGCAGCCGCGACGCCCCCACCTGGTCTGCAGGAGGTGATGCTCGTCGGCAACAACTGGGACGGGACGGCCGACGTCATCCGCTCGACCGGCGACTTCGCGAAGATCGGACGCATCAACCTCGTGCCCGACAAGACGAAGCGGCTCACCGAGATCTATCTCAACCCCGTGCGTCTGGCGTTCTTCCTGGGGATCCGGTTGACCGTCGGCGAGGGGCACGACCAGTTCGTCGACGACATGTACACGACGCCCGACGGCTCGGCCATCGTCGTCTCGCGGCCCAGCTTCGCCGACGTCGCCTCCATTGACACCGCTACCGGCAAGCTCCGGTGGCGCTTCAGGGTCTCGGGCTACCGCGCCGACCACATGGCAGTCTCGCCGGACGGCAACCGTGTCGCGGTGTCGGCTTCGACGGGCAACACCGTCCACGTCCTCGACATCCGCACCGGGAAGGAGGTCGGGTCCTTCAAGACCGGTGACAAGCCGCACGAGAACGTGTTCTCCGCCGACGGGTCGCGCCTGTGGAACATGTCGATCGGTGAGGTCAACAACGACTTGGACGCTCCTGCACTCGACGCCCTCAAGGGTGATCGAAAGATCACCGTCGTCGACACCACCACGTTCGCCACGGTGAAGGTCATCGACATGCGGCAGCGCCTCGACGCCTTCGGCCAGACCGGCAAGTCCGACTCGGTTCGCCCGGTCGCGTTCACGCCGGACGAGGCGACGCTCTACTTCCAAGTCTCGTTCTTCAACGGCTTCTTCGAGTATGACGTCGCTGCCGACAAGATCACCCGGATGAAGACGCTGCCGGAGAACCCCGCCACCGATGACGACCGTACGACCTTCGTCAACGACTCCCGCCACCACGGGATGTCGATGAACCCGTCAGGGACCAAGCTCTGCATCGCAGGCACCATGGATGAGTACGCGACCGTCGTCGATCGGGCGACGCTCCAGGAAGGGCCCCTCGTCCCTGCCGCGAAGCCGTACTGGGCGACCGTCAGCGGGGACGGCAACGCGTGCGTGATCTCCGAGAGCGCCGCCGACCAGGTGACGGCGATCGACTTCGCCACCGGCCAGAAGATCACCTCCGTCCCGGTCGGTGACCATCCTCAGCGAGTTCGGATCGCCCAGCTGCCGATCGGCTGGAGCGGACCCGCCTCCTGACCAGGCGCGCCGGCTCGACCTGGCCGCACGGGTGCTGCTCCTGCGGCCAGGTCGCGCCGCGATCAGCGATCGTCGGTCCGACCAGGTAGTGCCAGCCCAGCCACCGCCAGTACGCGACCACGGCGAGCCGCAGTGCGCGGTCGGCCATCGCGACGTCGACCAGCTCGCCCACGTCGCTGAACGTGGGCCCGGGCACGTACGAGACGGAGCTGCCAGAGCGCGACCACGACGACGATCCCCAACCAGGCCGACGCCGCGCGGGCGATCGGTCGACGACGCGTCGGGCTGAGCTCGGCGCACGACCGCCAATCTACGCCAGCGGTAGGTGCATCACGTAGAGCCCGACCAGGCCGTCGGTGGCATGGTCGAACGCCTCGGGGACCGTCCCCACGACGTCGAACCCGAGCTCGCGCCACAGCCGCACCGCGGCGGTGTTGGTCTCGACCACGGCGTTGAACTGGATCCCGTGGAAGCCCTCCGCGCGCGCCCAGGCGATCATGTCCTCGCCGAGTGCTCGCCCGATCTCCCCACGGCGTGCCGACGGGTCGACCATGAAGCTCGCGGTGGCCACGTGCGCCCCGCGGCCGGGGCGGTTCGGGCCCATCTTCGCCGAGCCGACCACGACGCCGTCGTGGTCGACGGCGACCGTCGTCCGGCCCGGCGGCGTCTCCATCCACCAGCCTCGCGCGCTCTCGGCGTCGAGGTCGAGCGGGAACGCGTACGAGTCACCCGCCTTGACGACGGCGTCGAAGAACGGCCAGATGCGGGGCCAGTCGGCTTCGGTCGCCGTACGGATCTGCATCAGGCCATCATGTCGTGGACCAGCGGCGCGACCTGCGAGCCGTACAGCTCGATGCAGTGCAGGAGCTGCTCGTGGCGCATCGCGCCGTTCGCGTACTTCATGTCGAAGCGGCTGACGCCGAGGGCCGCCGCGTTGCGGGCGATCTTGCGCGCGACCGTCTCCGGCGAGCCGACGTACAGCGCACCGTCCGGGCTCGCCGCCTGGGCGAAGTCGTTGCGGGTCGCCGGCGGCCAGCCGCGCTCGCGTCCGATCTGCGTACGCTGCGCCATCCAGTGCGCGTAGAGCTCCTCGCGGGCCTGCTCGTCGGTGTCGGCGACGTAGCCGGGGGAGTGCATGCCGACCGGCAGCGGCGCGACGCCGTCCTCGGCGAGCCGGCGGCGGTAGTAGTCGGCGTACGGGGCGAACTGCAGCGGAGGCCCGCCGATGATCGCGAGCATCATCGGGATGCGATAGCGGACCGCGCGGTCCACGGAGGCGGGCGTGCCGCCGACGCCGATCCACGTGCGCAGACGACCGGACTCCGTCGGCGGATAGACGCGCTGGTCGGTCAGTGGCGGCCGGATCGATCCGGACCAGGTGACCGGCTCCTCGTCCAGCAGCGCCGCGAACAGGTCGAGCTTCTCGTCGAAGAGCACCTCGTAGTCGCCGAGGTCGAAGCCGAACAGGCCGAAGGACTCGACGAACGACCCGCGTCCGAGGATCACCTCCGCGCGCCCGTCGGACAGGGCGTCGAGCGTCGCGAACCGCTCGTAGACGCGGATGGGGTCGTCGGAGCTCAGGACGGTGACGGCCGAGCCGAGGCGGATCCGCGTGGTCCGCCCGGCGATCGCGGCGAGCACGACGTCGGGGGCCGTGATCGCGAAGTCGGCGCGGTGGTGCTCGCCGAGGCCGATGAACGCACAGCCCACCTCGTCGGCGAGCACGGCCTGCTCGACGACCTGGCGGAGCACCTCGGGAGCAGGGACGGGGTTGCCTTCCGCGTCGGCCGCGATGTCGCCGAACGTGTCGAGGCCGAGCTCGATCTGGTCGCTCACACCACGAGGCTAGTGGTCTCGATCGCTTCGCGCCTCGACCAGCGGATGGAGGGGCGTCGACCAGCGGATGGCTTCGCGCCTCGACCAGCGAGTGGGTGCGGGTCGGGCGCAAGCCGTGCGGGATACTTCCGGCATGAGCGAGAAGCGGCCCGTCACGACGTGGCTCACCGACATGGACGGCGTTCTCGTCCGCGAGGAGGACGCGATCCCCGGGGCCGCGGAGTTCCTCAGGCGGCTGACCGAGTCCGGATGCAAGTTCCTGGTCCTCACCAACAACTCGATCTACACCCCGCGCGACCTGCGGGCGCGTCTCGCCGAGTCAGGGCTCGACGTGCCGGAGGAGAACATCTGGACCTCCGCGCTCGCGACCGCCCAGTTCCTCTCCGACCAGCGACCCCGCGGGAGCGCGTACGTCGTCGGCGAGGCCGGCATGACGACGGCGCTGCACGAGGTGGGATACGTGCTCACCCGCAGCCGTCCGGACTACGTGGTGCTCGGCGAGACCCGCACGTACTCCTTCGAGGCGATCACCACCGCCATCCAGCTGATCGTCAACGGTGCGCGGTTCATCGCCACCAACCCCGACTCGACTGGTCCCTCTCCCGCCGGTCCGCTCCCGGCGACGGGGTCGGTCGCCGCCCTGATCTCGCGGGCGACCGGGGTCGAGCCGTACTTCGTCGGCAAGCCCAACCCCCTGATGATGCGCAACGCCCTCAACCGCATCGACGGGCACTCGGAGACCACCGTGATGATCGGTGACCGCATGGACACGGACGTAGTCTCGGGCATGGAAGCGGGACTGCGTACGATCCTGGTCCTGACCGGATCGACCAGGCGCGACCAGATCGAGCGCTTCCCCTACCGACCGACGCGCGTCGTCGACTCCATCGCCGACCTGGTGGACGACATCGTGCCGCCGCCGACCGAACCGGAGTGACCGTGAGCGAGCGCCGTACGATCCTCGATCCCCACGACCTCTACCGTGCGGCCGACGACCGGTACGTCGCCCTCGACGACGGTGGATCGGCTGCCTTCCGCCGGTGCGGGCGGTCCGGCCTGGAGCTTCCGGCGATCTCGCTCGGGCTCTGGCACAACTTCGGTGACGACAAGCCGCTCGCGACGCAACGGGCGATCCTCCGCCGTGCGTTCGACCTGGGTGTCACGCACTTCGACCTCGCCAACAACTACGGCCCCCCGTACGGCGCCGCGGAGAAGAACTTCGGCCGCATCCTCGCGGAGGACTTCGCGCCGTACCGCAACGAGATCGTGATCTCGACGAAGGCCGGCTGGGACATGTGGCCGGGCCCGTACGGCTTCCTCGGGTCGCGCAAGTACCTGCTCGCGAGCCTCGACGACTCGCTCCAGCGGATGGGTCTCGACCACGTCGACATCTTCTACAGCCACCGCTTCGACCCGCACACGCCGCTCGAGGAGACGATGGGAGCCCTCGACGCCGCCGTACGCTCGGGCAAGGCGCGCTACGTCGGGATCAGCTCGTACGGTCCGGACCGCACCCGTGACGCCGTCGAGATCCTGCGAGACCTCGGCACGCCGCTGCTGATCCACCAGCCGTCGTACTCGATGCTCAACCGGTGGGTCGAGGACGGTCTCCTGGACGTCCTCGAGGAGTCCGGTGTGGGCGCCATCGCGTTCTCGCCGCTCGCCCAGGGCGTGCTGACCAGCCGTTACCTCGACGGCGTCCCGTCCGGATCGCGCGCCGCGCAGGACAAGTCCCTCGATCCCGCGGTGGTGGAGGCCAACCTCGAGCACGTCCGCGGCCTCCAGGCGATCGCGCAGGAGCGCGGTCAGACGCTGGCGCAGATGGCGATCTCGTGGGTTCTCCGGTCGCCTCGGGTGACGTCCGCGCTGGTCGGCGCGTCGAGCGTCGCGCAGCTCGAGGACAGCCTCGGAGCCTTGCGCAGCACCCACTTCGACGACGACGAGCTGCGACGGATCGACGTGCACGCCGTCGAGGGAGACCTCAACCTGTGGGCGGGGTCGAGCGAGGCCTAAAAAGGCATCTACTGGTCGCGACCCGCGGCCATCCGTTATCCTTTCGTGATGGAATCCCCCCGGTTCTGGCGCTCGACGCCCGTCGTCACACCTGGAGTTGCACCGCGGTGAGAGTCTTCGTCACAGGAGGCACAGGAGTCATGGGCCGCTCGGTGACGGCCGCACTGCACTCTGCGGGTCACGAGGTGGTGGCCCTTGCACGCAGCGAGGAGAGCGCGACGGTCCTCAGGTCGCGCGGCATCACACCCGCCCGAGCGAGCCTCTTCGATCGCGCCGGTCTCGTGGAGGCGATGAGCGGCTGCGAGGCGGTCGCGAACCTCGCCACCCACATCCCCGTCGGCAGCACCGGCATCCGCCCGGGCGCCTGGAAGTCGAACGACCGCATCCGTGTCGAGGGCTCGCGCAACGTGGCGGCAGCCGCCGCCGAGGCCGGGGTCGCCCGGCTGATCCAGGAGAGCGTGTCCTTCGTGTACGCCGACCAGGGCGAGCGCCTCGTCACCGAGGACAGCCCGATCGCGGTGTCCTGCGCCGCGGAGCCCGTCGTCCTCGCGGAGTCGCACGCCGAGCAGTTCGCGACCAAGCACCGCGACGCCGTGATCCTCCGGTTCGGCACGATCGTCGGCGACGACTCCTTCACCCGCTGGCGCCTCTCCCGCGCACGCGCCGGACAGGCCGTCGGCCTCGGCAAGCCGCAGTCCTGGACGCACGTCGTCCACACCGAGGACATCGGCGGCGCTGTCCTCACGGCGCTCACCGCCGAGTCCGGCACGTACAACGTCGGCGCGGAGCCTGTCCGCCGCGGCGAGCTCGTCGCGGCGTTCGCCGAGGCCGTCGGGCAGGAGCAGGCCGGCTTCTACCGCCGATTCGCACTACGGCTCGGCGGCGACCGCCTCGAGTGGATGACCCGCTCGCAGCGCGTCAGCTCGGAGCGCTTCCGCACCGTGACCGGCTGGAAGGCCGCACACCCGCAGTTCGACGCAGGGTGGCTGGCGCCCATGGTGTCCGAGGCCGCCAGTGCCTGACGGTGCACCGAAGGGTCGCACGCCCGAGGAAGAGCGGCGGCGCCGCCTGCGTGCGGCGCGTCTGCTCGGCGAGGTCGTCCCGGAGACGACGCGCGACGAGACCTCCGAGGGCTGGAGCGAGCGCGACAGCGGCGGCCGCGACGACGAGCTGCGCCGCGACGTGCCGCCGCACCACGGCGGCTGAGCCGCCGCCTGCCACCTCGGTCCGCGACCGACCGGTCAGCCGTCGCCGCGCTCGCGGCTCGCGCGGAGCTCGTCGCGGATCTCGCGCAGCAGCGCGATGTCCTCGGGCGGCGGAGCGTCGTCGGACGCCCGTGCGAACTTCGCGCGGACCTGGTTCATCGGCACCACGAGGATGAAGTAGAGGACGGCCGCGATGATCGCGAAGTTGATCAGCGCCGTGATGAACGCCCCGACGTTGACGAAGGTCGCCGCGTTGCCGCTGACGATCGTGAACCCGAAGCCGAGCTCGTCGTCGCCACCGACGGAGGCGAGGAGCGGGTTGATGAACGACTCCGTGAACGACGTCACCAGAGCGGTGACCGCGGTGCCCATGACCACGGCGACCGCGAGGTCCACGACGTTGCCGCGTAGGAGGAATTCCTTGAACCCTGAGACCATCCCTGCCATCTTCTGAGCCTCCCGTGACGTGGTTTGTGGGTCCACCACATCACGGAACGCCGCTCTCGGAAACCGACGCCGTCATGCGACGACGGTCACGGCGAGGTGCCACGACACACCGGCGCCCGAGAGCGTACGAGCTGTCTCGGCCCCGACGGCGAGGACGAGCACCGCCTTGTCGTCGCCCTCGTCGGACGGCATGGCGGCGACCTGGGCCCGTCGAGCCAGCACTCTCGGCGCACTCGTCCCGCGAGGGTCCGTGCCGACGACGTCGACCGAGTCACCCACCCGTACGGCGGCGACGCCCGCGGCGTCCGCCACGCGAACGCTCACGAGCGCGCTGCCGCGGCGGTAGCCCTCGAGGAGGCCCGGTCCGACCAACGACAGCCGGGTGATCAACCCGCCTCGAGGCACGGGGGCCGCGACGATCCGACCACGGGTGTCGTCGATCGACGCGATCGCGCCCTCGGGAACCACCCGGACGGGCACCGCGGTGACCTCGACGTCGCCGGGGCGCACCACGCTCCCGGACCGCAGGGTGGTGGTGGCGACGAGGACCTCCTGCGTCGGGCCCGGATCCGGCTGCGCCGCGTGGACGGTCGCCACCACGGCACCGGCCGCGCACAGGGCGGCCACCGGTCGCCGGTGGGTCCGGAGCCGACGGCGCAGCGACGTCCACAGGTCGGCGAGCGGTGAGTCGGCCATGGAGGCACTCTCGCGCGCCAGGGGCGCACCGCGAGCGCGTCGTCCACAGGCCACGAAACGAGCGACCCCGCCTCCACAGGGAGACGGGGTCGGCAGCAGTGCTCGGTGAGCGCGACGTCAGGCGCTCGTGGACGCCGCCGGGGTCGAGGAGCCGCTGGAGGTCGTCGAGCTGCTCGTGGTCGACGAGCCGGAGCTCGTGGAAGTCGTGGAGTCGGAGGACGACGCGGTGCCGGACGTGGCGGCGGTCGAGGTGCTCGACGAGGCCGACCGGCTGTCGTTGCGGTAGAAGCCGCTGCCCTTGAACACGACACCCACCGCGTTGAACACCTTGCGGAGGCGTCCGTCGCAGGCGGGGCAGACGGTCAGGGCATCCTCGGAGAAGCTCTGCTGCACCTCCAGCGGCTCGCCGCATTCGGTGCACTGGTACTGGTATGTCGGCACGGTCGTCGTCCTTCGGCACTCACGCGTTCGGCCACCCCGGGCGGGTGGCCGAACCGATTCCAGCGCCCATTGTGCGGGGCGCCACTCCCTAGAACCAAGTCGGGCCGCCCTTGATTCCCGGAACGCCCGGGTAGGATCGCCTCCTGATGACCGAGTGGTTACTCCTTCTCACGTCCTTCCTCCTCATGCTGGCCTGCGGTGTCTTCGTCGCCGCCGAGTTCTCGTTCGTCACCGTCGACCGACCCTCCGTCGACCGCGCTGCCGAGTCCGGAGACCGCCGCGCGGTGGGCCTCCTCAAGGGCCTCCGCACCCTGTCCACCCAGCTCAGCAGCGCACAGCTGGGCATCACGATCACCAACCTCGCGATCGGGTTCCTGGCCGAGCCCGCGATCGGGCAGCTGATCCGCGGCCCCCTCGAGGACCTCGGCGTCACCGGGTCGTCCTTGTCGGCGACCTCGTACG
Above is a genomic segment from Mumia sp. Pv4-285 containing:
- a CDS encoding TetR/AcrR family transcriptional regulator, producing the protein MPKVSEEHKAARREEIARAALRCFATKGYAGTSMADIIRESGLSAGAIYGYYRNKNELVREAMRSVVVGRFTELERGASGDEVTPPGDLLVQFLRSVSEVAGQAPGMVLQVWSTAQLDPELKESVAGGLAEIGRLFRDHLERWYVSRGVDEQDARIRAAAEYPVYVGVCQGYIVHNALVDGFDGEAYFAAAAGVLAHGASVGNARPV
- a CDS encoding YncE family protein → MSSLARARRRASIVAGLAAITLSAGSMGLSGGAAAATPPPGLQEVMLVGNNWDGTADVIRSTGDFAKIGRINLVPDKTKRLTEIYLNPVRLAFFLGIRLTVGEGHDQFVDDMYTTPDGSAIVVSRPSFADVASIDTATGKLRWRFRVSGYRADHMAVSPDGNRVAVSASTGNTVHVLDIRTGKEVGSFKTGDKPHENVFSADGSRLWNMSIGEVNNDLDAPALDALKGDRKITVVDTTTFATVKVIDMRQRLDAFGQTGKSDSVRPVAFTPDEATLYFQVSFFNGFFEYDVAADKITRMKTLPENPATDDDRTTFVNDSRHHGMSMNPSGTKLCIAGTMDEYATVVDRATLQEGPLVPAAKPYWATVSGDGNACVISESAADQVTAIDFATGQKITSVPVGDHPQRVRIAQLPIGWSGPAS
- a CDS encoding DUF6186 family protein, which translates into the protein MPGPTFSDVGELVDVAMADRALRLAVVAYWRWLGWHYLVGPTIADRGATWPQEQHPCGQVEPARLVRRRVRSSRSAAGRSELAEDGHRPGRR
- a CDS encoding GNAT family N-acetyltransferase, coding for MQIRTATEADWPRIWPFFDAVVKAGDSYAFPLDLDAESARGWWMETPPGRTTVAVDHDGVVVGSAKMGPNRPGRGAHVATASFMVDPSARRGEIGRALGEDMIAWARAEGFHGIQFNAVVETNTAAVRLWRELGFDVVGTVPEAFDHATDGLVGLYVMHLPLA
- a CDS encoding LLM class flavin-dependent oxidoreductase, which codes for MSDQIELGLDTFGDIAADAEGNPVPAPEVLRQVVEQAVLADEVGCAFIGLGEHHRADFAITAPDVVLAAIAGRTTRIRLGSAVTVLSSDDPIRVYERFATLDALSDGRAEVILGRGSFVESFGLFGFDLGDYEVLFDEKLDLFAALLDEEPVTWSGSIRPPLTDQRVYPPTESGRLRTWIGVGGTPASVDRAVRYRIPMMLAIIGGPPLQFAPYADYYRRRLAEDGVAPLPVGMHSPGYVADTDEQAREELYAHWMAQRTQIGRERGWPPATRNDFAQAASPDGALYVGSPETVARKIARNAAALGVSRFDMKYANGAMRHEQLLHCIELYGSQVAPLVHDMMA
- a CDS encoding HAD-IIA family hydrolase; this encodes MSEKRPVTTWLTDMDGVLVREEDAIPGAAEFLRRLTESGCKFLVLTNNSIYTPRDLRARLAESGLDVPEENIWTSALATAQFLSDQRPRGSAYVVGEAGMTTALHEVGYVLTRSRPDYVVLGETRTYSFEAITTAIQLIVNGARFIATNPDSTGPSPAGPLPATGSVAALISRATGVEPYFVGKPNPLMMRNALNRIDGHSETTVMIGDRMDTDVVSGMEAGLRTILVLTGSTRRDQIERFPYRPTRVVDSIADLVDDIVPPPTEPE
- the mgrA gene encoding L-glyceraldehyde 3-phosphate reductase, with the protein product MSERRTILDPHDLYRAADDRYVALDDGGSAAFRRCGRSGLELPAISLGLWHNFGDDKPLATQRAILRRAFDLGVTHFDLANNYGPPYGAAEKNFGRILAEDFAPYRNEIVISTKAGWDMWPGPYGFLGSRKYLLASLDDSLQRMGLDHVDIFYSHRFDPHTPLEETMGALDAAVRSGKARYVGISSYGPDRTRDAVEILRDLGTPLLIHQPSYSMLNRWVEDGLLDVLEESGVGAIAFSPLAQGVLTSRYLDGVPSGSRAAQDKSLDPAVVEANLEHVRGLQAIAQERGQTLAQMAISWVLRSPRVTSALVGASSVAQLEDSLGALRSTHFDDDELRRIDVHAVEGDLNLWAGSSEA
- a CDS encoding NAD-dependent epimerase/dehydratase family protein, with product MRVFVTGGTGVMGRSVTAALHSAGHEVVALARSEESATVLRSRGITPARASLFDRAGLVEAMSGCEAVANLATHIPVGSTGIRPGAWKSNDRIRVEGSRNVAAAAAEAGVARLIQESVSFVYADQGERLVTEDSPIAVSCAAEPVVLAESHAEQFATKHRDAVILRFGTIVGDDSFTRWRLSRARAGQAVGLGKPQSWTHVVHTEDIGGAVLTALTAESGTYNVGAEPVRRGELVAAFAEAVGQEQAGFYRRFALRLGGDRLEWMTRSQRVSSERFRTVTGWKAAHPQFDAGWLAPMVSEAASA
- the mscL gene encoding large conductance mechanosensitive channel protein MscL, translated to MAGMVSGFKEFLLRGNVVDLAVAVVMGTAVTALVTSFTESFINPLLASVGGDDELGFGFTIVSGNAATFVNVGAFITALINFAIIAAVLYFILVVPMNQVRAKFARASDDAPPPEDIALLREIRDELRASRERGDG
- a CDS encoding SAF domain-containing protein translates to MADSPLADLWTSLRRRLRTHRRPVAALCAAGAVVATVHAAQPDPGPTQEVLVATTTLRSGSVVRPGDVEVTAVPVRVVPEGAIASIDDTRGRIVAAPVPRGGLITRLSLVGPGLLEGYRRGSALVSVRVADAAGVAAVRVGDSVDVVGTDPRGTSAPRVLARRAQVAAMPSDEGDDKAVLVLAVGAETARTLSGAGVSWHLAVTVVA
- a CDS encoding FmdB family zinc ribbon protein; amino-acid sequence: MPTYQYQCTECGEPLEVQQSFSEDALTVCPACDGRLRKVFNAVGVVFKGSGFYRNDSRSASSSTSTAATSGTASSSDSTTSTSSGSSTTSSSTTSSGSSTPAASTSA